One Marasmius oreades isolate 03SP1 chromosome 7, whole genome shotgun sequence genomic window, CCGGAATCACGGACCCGTACGAACTGTACAAACACGTTCACCCTTCCGAAGTCGGAACATCCATTGGCTCTGGTATGGGTGGAGCTGTCAGCATGGCTAAGATGTTCAAGGATCGACGCGAAGAGAAAGACGTCCAAAACGACATTCTTCAGGAAACGTAAGGATTTCGCTCCTTTCGGCACCTCTTACTGACCAAGAAAATGCAGCTTTATCAACACCACTGCGGGTTGGATAAACCTTCTCTTACTTTCCTCGAGCGGGCCCATCAAGACGCCTGTGGGAGCTTGGTATGGAGTTTTAGCAAATCCGAGCACTGGTAGAGCTAACGGTTACTTCTCAGTGCAACGGCGTTGCAGTCGCTGGAAATTGCCTGTGACACCATTCTATCTGGTAAAGCAAAGGTCATGCTTGCTGGTGGCTTTGATGATATCAGTGAAGAAGGATCTTGCGAGTTCGCCAACATGAAGGCCACAAGTAATGCGGAGACCGAATTTGCAATGGGACGAGAGCCAACAGAAATGTCTCGACCAACGACAAGTACTCGTGCCGGGGTGTGTGGCATTTGCTAGTCCTCGCGCCATTTGCTAATATAGATGTACTTTTAGTTCATGGAAGCTCAAGGTGCTGGTTGCCATCTTGTTATGAACGCAAAGACTGCACTTGAACTCGGATGTCCGATTCGAGGGATTCTCGCATTCACCGCTACTTCAACGTGAGCTCTCTGTCATGGCACTCTTTTCATTTACAATCCTGAAGATTGCTGTTACTTTAGCGATAAAGCCGGTCGCTCCGTTCCTGCACCTGGTAGAGGAGCACTCACAATCGCCAAGCAAATTCCCTCGAAGCACCCCTTACCTATCCTTGATTTGGCTTATAGATCTCGCCAGCTTTCTTTCCGTCGTTCTCAGATATCTCAGTGGCTCTGGCACGAGCAATCTCAGCTTCAAGAGGAGTTGGAAATGCGCAAGGCTTCGGGCGAATCTACAGACGACGATTACTTTACCTCCAGAGTCGCAGAGATCGAAAAAGAAGCTGCTCGTCAAGAAAAGGACGCCCTCAACATGTACGGAATGCTGCACGGCAGCGATCCTCGTATCGCACCTCTTCGACGTGCTCTCGCCGTCTGGGGTCTCACGGTTGATGATCTTGGTGTTCTGTCCATTCACGGCACCTCTACTAAGGCTAACGTGAGTGTTAGTCTCAACCCCGTTCCGCCTACTAATTAACGTGCCTCAGGAGGAAAATGAAACCCACATCTGGAATGAAGTCTTATGCTCTCTCAATCGTACACCTGGGAACGCCATCCCTATTGTTGCTCAAAAGAGCCTTCTCGGTCACGCAAAAGGTGGCTCGGCTGCATGGCAAATGTCTGGACTTCTTGATTCGATCCTCACGGGTATCATTCCTGGTAATAGGAATTGCGAGTGCGTATTGGCTCCTTCTCTATATGCATCACCACTAACGAAAATTCCAGCAATGTCGATTCCCACTTCCAACATCGTTCTTTCCTGATGTTCCCATCGAAGACAATCCGCACGGACGGCATTGGTGCTGGTGTGATGGTACGGCCCTCTACCTTTCTTCTACCTTGGCATTAGATTGATTTTCTTTACAGACTTCTTTCGGTTTTGGGCAGGTTGGTGGTACGGCGATGGTTGTCCACCCGCGATACTTGTTCGCCTCCCTTTCACCTGCTCAATACGAGTCCTACAAGGAACGCCGCACACTTCGTTCCCGACAGACATACAAGGCTATGAGCGAGATGATGATCAAGAACAACCTCGTCCGAATCAAAGAAAGGCCACCATACCCACCGGAACTGGAAGATAAGGTTCTAATGAACTCTATGTCAAGGGCTGTTCCCGAACCCAAGACTGGTTCCTATGTTTTCACATCCAATTACGAGATGACGCCTCTCGTCGACACTTCTAACGCCAAAACTGTGTCTGAAGTTGCTGCTCAAAGTGCTGCAGCTTCCAGTCATTTCGTTGGTGTAGGAGTTGACCAAGGTATGCACTAGTTGTCAACAAAAAGAGTCTTCTCACTCATCTTTCCATAGAACTCATCTCCGCCGTACCTTGTGATAACCCTACTTTCATATCCCGAAACTTCACCGATGCTGAGGTAGCTTATTGCCAAACTCAGCCGTCTCCTGTGTCATCCTTTGCTGCTCGATGGGTTGGTAAGGAGGCCGTCTTCAAGTCTCTGGGCGTGAAATCGAAAGGAGCTGCCTCTGCCATGAAGGATATCGAGATACTCAATGACAATGACACAGGTGGACCGGTTGTTACACTTCACGGTGAAGCACAGTCCAAAGCTTCGGAAAAGGGAATTTCGAAAGTTCTGATTTCGCTCAGTCACTCTGATGTGAGTTTTCAAAGTCATTGGAAGCGTTTCCTGTATTGACAACCCATGTTAAGACTGTTGCCATCGCTTTTGCTCAGGCCGTTGGGATGTAGATCGTCTTTTATTTTCATTGGTCTCCTGCTTGCACGGTACAATATTTTAGGATTCGTATACTGTTGAACACGCTGTCAAAGTTGTCACCTACTGTAGATGTATTGCACACGAAAATAATGATTTCTTTACTATTTCTTGAAACGGAAAATTTACCAATAGGAAGTGTCAAGCGGTGCCTATACTAATAGCTacatcgaagaaatcaaagcAACTAAATCGCCGAAGCGAATATCCTCCACAATCACGGCTGAGGTTGACGTGTCTATTTCAAAGCCTTTTTCATTTTCTGTCGATAAAGAAGTTGTCAAAACGTGAAGGAATAAGAACAAGTGCAAGAATACCTCTTCCATCATGTCTAAATCATTAGTCTCAATTCGCATGATCGACTTGCCGGTAGCCTTCTCAATTTCCTCCATCTGAAGCCAAGTCTTCCTGTCATGAACGAAGTTGATCGAGATACCCTTGCGACCGAAACGACCTGTCCGACCAATACGATGGATGTAGGTTTCGATATCAGGTCGAGTATCCTCTGACTTGTTTCCACCGCGTTCGTTCATGAGGGGTAAATCGTAGTTGACGACCATGTTGACTTGCATGATATCGATACCTCGTGCAATGACGTTCGTGGTAATCAACACCTATGAAGGTTGTTCATGACTGAACGAATCAAAGATGTAAACATGGACTACTCACCTTCTCCTTTCCTAAACGGAAATTATCAATGATTCTATCACGTTCTGTTGCGTCCTTGGCGCCATGAAGGGAAGACACTTTATGTCCCTCTGCTGTCATCCTCTGAGATATTCTGTCCGCTGTATGTCTGTGCTGACAGAATATAATGCTCTGACCGATGGTCAAGAGTGTATAGAGGGTTACTAGAATGTCGTATTTATGATCTTCGTTCTTGCAGTCCATGTAAAATTGTCGAATGGAATCGACACTGAGCTCGTTATTTTGTAGCTCGATTTTGTTTGCATCAGGTGCAAACTTGTTTGCGAATGCACGGACGTGGGCCGGGAATGTGgcggagaagaggatgattTGTGGGGCATTGAGTCCTCGGGGAAGCAGGCTGAAAACGGCATGAAACATCACCACCTATGGTCAAGGATGGCGTGTAACAACAAAAACTCACTTTTTGACCCTCAGTGTCTGATCACCCAAACCATCTTGATCTAACATGTTATCTGCTTCGTCGAGAACGAACACCTTCAACTCGCTCGTGTCTATAACCTTTCTCCGTAGCAGATCGTACATCGTTCCAGGAGTTCCAACGAGGACATGAGCAGTGATATGAGTAACGCTCCGGGGAAGATTCTCCTTGATTGCGTACTCAGTCTGTACTTGAGTGAATTTACCCATAGCTATGACCACGGACATTATTTGACGGGCTAGTTCACGAGATGGGGCAAGACATAAAGCCTGGTGTGGAGATTGGCTCGCGTTGATTAAAGGAGAAGGCGATGACTAGGTTTATGTACCTGTGGCTTGTTTTTGGTGTAGTCGATTCGACTGAGCATGGTGAGAACGAAGGCGGCTGTTTTGCCTGTACCAGATTGCGATTGACCGATCATGTTTGTAGGACTGGTGGATGCATGAACACCATAGTTGATGGATAGTTTTTTGGGCTTACGGGTTGGaaaggaggagaggaagagcgcGTTCTTGGATCTTGGATGGTTTAGAAAAACCCATGGCATAAATTCCTTTGAGAAGCTCTTCAAGCCTAGTAGGTTTTTGGGATTTGAAACTGATTCAGTCAGAAACGAAAGTGAGTTACGTACAGTCCTAGTTCTTCGAAGGACTTCACACTGTATAACGGAGAATTGGGATCGCCTTGTTGATCGGCAAGGGTAACCTGGTCATTGTTATCTTAAACAAGAGTCTATCGTAGTTATTAGAAACCACTTACGCTGACTTCGAATGTAGAGTTAATCAAGTCGGTCTTGGATGCTAAGAAGAACATCTATATCACGTTGGATGAGTTTCGAATAATCAATGACCTACCGTCGGGTTGCTCGTCTTTAGCTGGTGTAGATGTAGAACCTTCTGCAGCTGCAAATATTTAGGCTGTTTAGACTGGATAACACGCATAGAAGAGAATCGAATACTTGGCGTATAGAATCCTTCATCGTCTTTTTGCACAGTGGCCATTGATGTGTGATGGGGGGAGGAGCACGACAAACTGACTTGATCAATGACTCTCACCCTACATACCCTGCATgacttcactctcctcttcCATTCACCTCCCATTGAACTCGTATTCACCTCTCATCCAGCATGGCCTCGTCCTAAACGATCCATCCCACAAAGGCCACTGCAGATTTCCGTTCTCGATGCATCGTTCAATCCCCCTACAATCGCCCACCTCGCTCTGGCAAACGCCAGAAGGCCTCGTTATCGTTCCATCGAAGAATCAAATGGACACGACTATGATGCTAAACTGTTGCTACTATCCGTTAGAAACGCCGATAAGCAACTGAAATCTACGGACGCAACACATGCCCAAAGGCTAGAAATGATGATTAGGTTTGCACAAGAACTCGTTACTGTTGATGAAGCGCCAAAGAAATATGAGAATGTTGCAGTCGCGATAATTGGCGAGCCCACATTTGTGGGCAAATCTCATCTTTTGCAAAGGTTTCTCAAGGAGCGCACGAATAATCAAGAAGAGTTCCGTTTAACGTTTCTGCTCGGTTTCGACACATTGGAGCGATTCTTTGCACCGCGTTATTACACGAGCAGTGCTTCGTTCGACATCTTAGAAGCCAAACAGCAGATGTATACTTCCCTTGAGGGCTTTTTCGCGCCTCACGGGGACAACTCTCGTATAGTGTGTGCGCGTCGTAGTCCATCTTCATATCCCCAATCGACAGCCTCTCAATCGCCTAGTAAAATACCGGAAAGTCTGTCTCAAGAAGATCCCCCGTTTGATCCTACGATACCATACCCCCTCTCATCAACTATTCGGGACTTCTTCAGATCTCGTTCTCTCACATTTGAACTTGTCAAAATGATTGACCTCGGAGAAGAAGTTTGGGCAGTCAGTTCCAGCGATGTGCGTAATGCTATCATGCAGCGCGACGGACGATGGAAAGCATTAACACCACCACTGGTGAAGGAGTTTATCGAGATCCGGAATCTTTACTGTTCATAACTGATTTGTATTCTGTGATCCTCCCATCTCCGGAGTTGGGGATTGTTAACTAGGAAACATCGAACTCTCCCGGCATACATATATTTGTATTCTAAAGTTGGTCGAGCACCAACTAGAAACTTGTGGCAAAAGCTGTCACATTAACGTAAGTGGCTGTCCTCCGGCTTGAGGCTGTCCCTCCATGTTGCATTCGGTCATTTCCAGACTTTGCCCTCAAACACTCTCCCATGAACCCATTTCCTGCTGAGATGTGGATCCAAATCTATGCCGCAGCTTGCATAGATACAGGCACAACAGCTCAGTCCTTGGCTCTTGTTTGCAAGACTTCGTATAGGCTCGTTCAGCAGTTCAAGTTGCAATCCCTTGCTTTCTTGAGACCTAACGAACTTGTCAAGTTCTCTATGTATCTGGGAAGGATCCCACCGGAACACAGAGAGATGAAATATCTCTACATAGCATTGGAATCATTGTGGGTCGATGGGCAAGGGTCAAGAGAATTGGTCGTCTCTCCAAGCAGATATGTTGACCAAGAAGCCCTTTGCGCCTATCTTGATGCACTGAATCCCTTTGCTTCCGAATCCGCTGTCTCCGACAGAGCTCGGATACCAGAGAGTGTCGCTCACGTCTCCAGTACAGTCACCGATCAGTCCCCCACTCGTATACGACTTCAGGATAGGCATATCCAGAAGGCACTCTACCTCACACTCAATCTTGCCTCTCCAACGCTCGTGATCCTCTCCATCCACCTCGCGTTCGTCACACGGAAGCAACTCCTTCCCGCATATTCCTTTCCAAAGTTAGAAGAACTCACGATTTATGGTTCTTGCACCCCTAACGCCGGTGAATTAGAGGGGCTAGATGGTTTATCCGGGTGTTCTGACAGGATCGTACGATATCCAGCGTTAAAGCGTCTACATCTTTCCCAAACATTCGCCTACTCCATTCCATTAGCACGAGATCTCGCCAAGCAAGCACCTCATCTCACTCATTTATACCTGAATCTGCGCTCTTACTCGCTAGATGGGCTGGCATCCGCTATGGGATTGCTGCCTCATCTCCCCGATGCGTCACGACGCAATGGGAAGTTTCCCACTACTCTGAGGATTATCTACTTGGAGACGGATCCACATGAGCTTGTACATGCTGGCTCTAGTTTAGACGCCGTCCTCGAACGAACGGAAGAGATCAACGCACTTAGCGGTCTGGACGTGAAGATTTGCTCGAGACCCCCTGGGAAATGGGCGGATATCGGGAGTGCTTTGGTTGATTGGGAAGATAGGATAAATGGGAGAGAAGGTAGATGGGAAAAGGGTGTTTATTCGCTGAATGGAAGGCAGACAACACCAAGATGAGGCTCTGCCTGCCCTGTGTCTGTCCGTGTTCAGATCGCAGCTGTGACCCGCTCCTGAACCGGAAAGTCTGTGTTTTATATTGTCGTGGTAAATAGTAGGCTAATAAGAGTTCCATTGCTCCTGGCGTTTCCGTCAATTACAGCCTATTAACGGAGCCCATCACTGTACATCAACGGACCGATCGCTTTGGACCTTCACAACCACGTTCACGATATCAAGACCTCGAGTTTGTATGATCAATATTATTGCTCTCGTGTATGCCCTCGGAAATACTGTGACGAATTCACGAGAGACCTTCAGAATAACAGGTATAAGGACTGCGATTCCAAAAGAACTAAAAAACTAACTAAAACAAGCTACTCGCTATATATACGGTTCTAGCTAACCCGAGTGATCCGACATCTCGGAGTAAACAAGTACATACTGCGGCATGAGTGGGCGCGCACGCTACATACGCCCTCCTGGGCTACGAAGTAGGCCATATAAGtaaaagaaacaaaagacTTTTTGTAAGTAATAGAGGCCATTCAAAATCAAAGAAAGAACACTGTATAAACTGAATTTTCGGGAGGATAGGGAGGTAATGGTGGGGGAAACAAAGAATAACACTAAAAATCCATCCCTTCGATGGCCGGAGTAGAACTGCTAGAAGCACCAGATGCCGAGAGGAAAGTCGaatcttttttcttcttatcCATCTTGGCCCGAACCGTCGGATCTACATATCCGAAACCCCCAGCGGCGTGTCCGACAGATCCGCGCTTAGCCTTCATCTCGGCTTTCTGCTGCATCGCCCGGTTCTTGAATTTATTCTGTCGCATGGCATCATCAGTAGCAATGTTGTTGAGCCTGTCCCATTTCTCCTTTGGGACAGCGACGTTACCCGGCCAAACAATTTCGCGATCAACACATTCATGTGGAGCTACACAGAATAAGTCGGCAGTGGGAGCGGGTCgttcaagaaaggaaatttgTTCCGTCTCGCCGTCTTTTGTAGATCCGGGTTTGTACCTGCTGTTCGGGAGGGCAAACTTGTGACTGGAGATGCACTTATTGAAAGCGATGCTGAATGTGTTGTACCCGTGGTCAGCTGCCCATTGGGTGATCCCATCAGCTCGGAGATCATGGTTGTATTTGAGATAAAGGTCAACGTTAACGGCAGCGACGCGAATGGGGAGAGGCTCGTGGGAATCAATGTATTCGAAGAAGGATGGACTGATCCGTTTGATGCAACCGTCGTCAGCAAAGTGTCCCGCTTGATAGATGATAGCGGCGGGTCCGGAAATCAATTTGGGTGGCATGGGTGAGAGTGTCGGATAAGGTAGTGTGTGAATGAagagtgatggtggtggtgaaggaGTGTAAAGCAATGACAACGAAAGGGAAGTGGGTTCTGGAGTTAGGATAATGTTGTCATTGCTGTATTTATGCCAAAAGGCTTCAGGACTAAAATTTATTAGAGATGCCTGAAGTCCTTCTTCACCACTATCGAGGTCAGGGTCTTCATTCCCTCCTTTGGGCAATTTCGAGATATCATCAATCCCCATTAGGTCTAGATATTCCACCACACACGGAAGACTGCTTATTTCTTGATATGGCAGCCAAGTAACATCCCCGGAACTCCACTGTACCTTGAAAATTGCACTTTCACGCGCACCTGAGTGCCCTACAATTTTTTCAATTTTCCACTGGCCTTCGGCTTTCGGATTTTCGGACAATTGTGTGTCCAAACGGCCTGGGAATCTCCTGTCATCATTTGGGACATGGATCCTGAGTAATGAAGAGTGGAATGTAGGGTGGACTCCTCTTTGAATAAAACTAGTAGGTAAATCAATTTTAAATGAATGATTGTCATAGTCCTTTAGTATTTTGTAAGGACCTATATACTTCGGAATTAATTTCCGGGCAAGTCCCTTCTCAAAGGTGAGGTTTTTCGTCGAGACATAAATTAAATCCCCTTCCTTGAAGGGTTCTGGACGCCTTTTCCGATTTGCGAGTCAGATCTGCTTGACTCGGGACTCCAAAATACTGTCATGTGCTGCGATTAGGGCGAGTCGGCGTTGCCGGGCGAAAACTCGGACCGAAGGGTACTCCTCGGATAAATTCGAATTCCAAATCATGGACTTTGGCATTTGTCCTGAGTTAAGGTAAAATGGCGCATAGCCCGTAGACTCGGATCTGGCACTATTGATCGCAAATTCAATAGCCGGCAATTTTGTTACCCAGTCTTTTTGGTTTGGTGCAACACATTGCCTTAACATTTGTGTTACAGTTCGATTAGCGCGTTCCGTGGCGCCATCGGACTGTGGGTGATACGCACTGGACATGCTTAGTCGTGTTCCGGCCAACTCGTGTAACCGTTTCCAGAAAATACTAGTAAATAGTGAGTCCCTATCACTCACAATTTTTCGGGGCATGCCGTGGAGCTTATAAACATGCTCAAACATTAACTCGGCAACGTGCCGTGCCGTGTATGTCACTCGACTCGGCACCAAGTGAACCATTGATGTAAACAAATCAATTATCACAGTTATTGAGTCAAATGCACCATCCCGATTTTTTGACTCTGGCAGGGGACCTACAAAATCAACTCCTATAGAGTCCCAAGGCCTAGAAGGTATTCCCACAGGATTTAGTAATCCAAAAGGCTTctggttatttggtttcgaAGTTTTACACACATGGCAAGACTCACAGTATGATCTAACATCTGCTACTAGGTCTTTCCACCAGACATGATCCCTTAGGTAGTCTACAGTCTTACTAGCACCTAAGTGGGCAAGAATAGAATGAGCTTCCGAGATCAAAATCTCCTGTGCACTCCTTTGGTTAATTAAAATCCTAGGTATACACAGTACTTTAGAGTAGTCCGAGTGTTTTAAATAAATTAAACCTTCGGAAACTTCGAAATTCTTAAAGCTTTTAGGGTCTTCTAATATTTTCTTGAAGAAGCTATCCTCGGAATAGCGATTCCGGACGAGGGAACGGAAGTCGATGCTTCCAAGGGCGTGGGAAACTACATCAACGAGTGACGAGTCACTTCCGGACCGGCGGATTTCGCTTGGCGGATCATTATCCGTGCGCAAATGTCCGGCGGCAGTGTTTCCACTGCTCTGACTTGTACTGTCACTAACGGCGTTGTTCGTTTCGCCCGTCCCGTGTCCTGAGGTTTGCTCAGAGCGTGCAGGTAAGTGAATAATCAATTTTCCGTCACTATTAACGGTTTTTCTTGGCGTAGGAGTGTCCGTGTTGCTGGAAGGACTAGTTGTACTACCAGTCCCGCCCTCCTGTGCGAGTCGTGGTCCAGTAACTTGTGGTCCACGGATTCGTACATTCCCAGCCATCCGTTTGGCGAATTCAGCCGAAGTTTCGGGGCGTCCCGTGTCCGCATCAGAGGTATGTACCTTTGGCTTTCTCAGTACACGGTTTTTACTAACCCTGGCGCCCTCCGCCTCTGTGCCAACTACCAATGGCATGGAAATAGCGTGTGCGGACAACGAATCGTTGTCCGGATTGTCATGGTATGTGTATTCGGACCGTGCGCGAACGGTTCCAGGTGCGTCATTGGTGTATATCTGAGAAAGCGCATCCGATAACACATTTTCTGTACCAGGTACATACATTATTTCAAAGTCGAATTCACTGATTTTTTCAATCCATCGGGCTTGACGGCCAGTGAGATTTTTCTGTTTCATCAGGTGAATCAAACCCTTGTGGTCTGTGACCCAAGTGAATTTTATGCCTTGTAGTAAGTCCCGGTATCTCATCATGGTTTCAACACCAGCTAACATTTCCAATTCATGAACAGCATAATTCTGTTGTGTAGAATTTAACTTTGCAGAATAAAAGGCGGCAACATTCGCCGTTTTCCACTCATCACCTTGTGAtacgataatgcgacttagttgactatgctacaaggttctttttgcactttaaaacagtgctacggagcgatatttatcgtattaagaactagagtgagcccgaattgctagttaaagctagtgccgctagtagaatgtgccgtaggcgcagctagaccagttagagagagccatagatcgtgtcagaaaactgtatgaccgttcgaaacctgtagaactctatgagcagaggacttaagcggtgattcaccgagttctactctctacattctactatgcactggcatatcaagggattgtactattagaagacttgtagtcttcacagaaccgttcgtagcagaacttaacaaagtcaaaagaccttcataccaggagtacctacttctacgggggatttagttgacaagaaatcggacataggaccacacagactaggagaaatttgatatgaccgtagatcgagtcccgatctgaggaaaagacaaaaagacatgatacagatcccagatcacagatagagtacccaggaaccaggcaggaatgaacaacggatcttggagtccgcgctgttcatgtgctatggcgattcggaactctggatccatatgctggaaccacttggacacacaaagtccatatgatttgataacgtcgaaatgcaggataaggtccgtaggcaggaaataccatatggtacgcctatgtaggtccattccacatgctgaaacaagaatgaagaacggtccagattggtccaaaacatatgattcgaatacggaaaagctccgtagacaagattctgcacatgtagcagtccctagcgataagactccgcatggattcgtagctacggtgcattatttttagagataaaacaagtagagataggattacaaagctagcgtagaagtagtataaaagtagctcatgtatctgtagataagaaagtactacccgtgcgtaggaaagtcctgagtgggttgcccgtgagtaactgctcttgacaccaatagagagatttg contains:
- the DBP5 gene encoding RNA helicase required for poly(A+) mRNA export (BUSCO:EOG09261MPU), giving the protein MATVQKDDEGFYTPTAEGSTSTPAKDEQPDASKTDLINSTFEVSVTLADQQGDPNSPLYSVKSFEELGLLEELLKGIYAMGFSKPSKIQERALPLLLSNPPTNMIGQSQSGTGKTAAFVLTMLSRIDYTKNKPQALCLAPSRELARQIMSVVIAMGKFTQVQTEYAIKENLPRSVTHITAHVLVGTPGTMYDLLRRKVIDTSELKVFVLDEADNMLDQDGLGDQTLRVKNLLPRGLNAPQIILFSATFPAHVRAFANKFAPDANKIELQNNELSVDSIRQFYMDCKNEDHKYDILVTLYTLLTIGQSIIFCQHRHTADRISQRMTAEGHKVSSLHGAKDATERDRIIDNFRLGKEKVLITTNVIARGIDIMQVNMVVNYDLPLMNERGGNKSEDTRPDIETYIHRIGRTGRFGRKGISINFVHDRKTWLQMEEIEKATGKSIMRIETNDLDMMEEKMKKALK